In Syntrophomonas wolfei subsp. wolfei str. Goettingen G311, a single window of DNA contains:
- a CDS encoding PQQ-binding-like beta-propeller repeat protein: protein MIGKKISKTASVLTLVLVFLGVAAFPTMAKEWNQYLNGPQHRSYINITGLQNEPELKWQYEITGEPGNPVIADDGTVYVSSARNYYGEENAAAKNISDLHLYAFDKNGTLKFDKVLLTMTSNTDVFLSAAPFKLSIGNNGAIFAVSYDPNNRKGYIYSFDASGHINWEKTYDNISLSGEPVIGTNNTIYVTAGTNMIYAFNGNNGTEYWNTDIGGGYLYGCTLSNDETVLYAGNEWGTVKAIDAANGNIIWSNNHMHTDKTPVVAHDGSLLIANHYYNLLCMLNPATGLMLSPAELKQGAGLGGEPAVNQNNQAIALEWKDGKVSCYNIPNGQQNWTVSDIGTPYRSPIVDANSNIYFGAQSNIYALNAAGQLLWQKSIIPNNDGYRYMASNMIMNQSGSIYFAACDSYNGKNYFVCYGAGGVNPPVESVEAPVFSPAGGTYAAPQQVSISSATSGATIRYTTDGTEPSDNSIIYTVPIQVGHSLTIKAKASKIGMNDSITTSASFSINIPVDPDAIVLANHWISGAAFDFTKGKAFSFWEGNPEQYSDDLEIVGNPAAVMLRGNLIDMGSTTLEQLITPPASGYEGEIPAVSGHAYWAKVGDNYYKFVITNIDLTTDANGNVTSMTFKYQKYSAVPEVKAPELKLAEITTKGDLSLIFDQVMANPSGTHNQFAVEVDGSKVPVTTVENTNTPTKIKLVLQNKVIGARKVSIKYTRGEAAGEQIKSLDGRIVDSFIETWEEWTGPGSKSSYQPWTIKFSLDVDPSSVNDNNIYILDKTGIKLAASLSIPDNKTVTLTPKTPYTSGESYILYISKSVRSAVGVRAYLKENIHMKITAVPGSAAELGCII from the coding sequence ATGATTGGAAAGAAAATTTCAAAAACAGCAAGTGTACTTACCCTGGTCTTAGTTTTCCTTGGAGTAGCAGCTTTTCCAACGATGGCAAAGGAATGGAACCAGTATCTAAATGGACCGCAACACCGTAGTTATATTAATATTACCGGTTTGCAGAACGAACCGGAACTCAAGTGGCAGTATGAAATTACCGGTGAACCGGGTAATCCTGTAATCGCTGATGACGGTACCGTGTATGTTAGTTCAGCCAGGAATTATTACGGTGAGGAAAATGCTGCTGCTAAAAACATATCAGATTTGCACCTTTATGCCTTCGACAAAAACGGTACTTTAAAATTTGACAAGGTTTTATTAACCATGACCTCTAATACTGATGTTTTTTTGAGCGCGGCGCCTTTTAAATTGTCAATAGGAAACAATGGGGCGATATTTGCGGTTTCCTATGACCCTAATAACCGGAAGGGTTACATCTATTCTTTTGATGCTTCCGGTCATATAAACTGGGAAAAGACTTATGACAATATAAGCCTGAGCGGCGAGCCGGTTATTGGTACAAATAATACTATTTATGTTACCGCTGGAACTAACATGATCTATGCGTTTAACGGCAATAATGGAACAGAGTATTGGAATACTGATATCGGCGGCGGTTATTTGTATGGCTGTACCCTTTCCAATGATGAGACCGTGCTCTACGCAGGAAATGAGTGGGGGACGGTAAAAGCAATCGATGCGGCCAATGGAAATATAATCTGGTCCAATAATCATATGCATACAGATAAAACTCCAGTTGTTGCTCATGATGGGTCACTGTTGATTGCCAATCATTATTACAATCTATTGTGCATGCTGAACCCGGCAACGGGACTAATGCTTTCGCCAGCCGAACTTAAGCAGGGGGCGGGCCTGGGCGGTGAACCGGCTGTAAACCAGAATAACCAGGCTATTGCGCTGGAATGGAAAGATGGCAAGGTATCCTGCTACAATATACCTAATGGTCAACAGAATTGGACAGTAAGTGATATTGGCACCCCATATCGCAGCCCCATTGTTGATGCCAACAGTAATATTTATTTTGGGGCGCAATCCAATATTTACGCATTGAATGCAGCCGGGCAGCTGCTCTGGCAAAAGTCCATTATTCCGAATAATGATGGTTACCGTTACATGGCGTCAAACATGATTATGAATCAAAGTGGTAGTATTTACTTTGCCGCCTGTGATAGTTACAATGGGAAGAATTATTTTGTCTGTTATGGGGCCGGCGGGGTGAACCCTCCGGTAGAAAGCGTTGAAGCTCCAGTTTTTAGCCCGGCTGGAGGTACATACGCTGCGCCCCAGCAGGTAAGTATCAGCTCAGCTACCAGCGGGGCTACCATCCGTTACACCACCGATGGTACTGAACCGAGCGACAATTCCATTATTTATACAGTGCCTATCCAGGTTGGCCATAGCCTGACCATCAAAGCCAAAGCCAGCAAAATCGGGATGAACGACAGCATAACTACCAGCGCCAGCTTTAGCATTAATATCCCTGTAGATCCTGACGCCATTGTTCTGGCTAACCACTGGATCAGTGGTGCAGCTTTTGACTTTACCAAAGGCAAGGCTTTTAGCTTCTGGGAAGGAAACCCGGAGCAGTACAGTGATGATCTGGAAATAGTCGGTAATCCGGCAGCTGTAATGTTAAGGGGAAATCTTATTGACATGGGCAGTACTACTCTGGAGCAATTAATTACGCCTCCCGCTTCCGGATATGAAGGTGAGATTCCTGCTGTTTCCGGCCATGCCTACTGGGCTAAAGTGGGTGATAACTATTACAAATTTGTAATTACCAATATCGATTTGACTACTGATGCGAATGGTAATGTCACTTCTATGACCTTTAAGTATCAAAAATATTCTGCCGTACCCGAGGTAAAAGCCCCGGAATTAAAGTTAGCGGAAATCACCACCAAAGGCGACCTGAGCCTGATTTTTGATCAGGTGATGGCTAATCCGTCGGGAACTCATAATCAGTTTGCAGTAGAAGTGGATGGTAGCAAAGTTCCAGTTACAACAGTAGAAAACACCAACACTCCGACTAAGATAAAACTGGTTCTTCAAAACAAAGTTATTGGGGCCAGGAAAGTTTCCATCAAATATACCCGAGGTGAGGCTGCGGGTGAGCAGATCAAATCACTTGATGGGAGAATAGTGGATAGTTTCATAGAAACCTGGGAGGAATGGACTGGTCCTGGTAGTAAATCCAGCTATCAACCCTGGACCATTAAATTCAGTCTAGATGTTGATCCGTCATCAGTAAACGATAATAACATATACATTTTGGATAAAACCGGTATAAAACTCGCTGCCAGTTTATCCATTCCGGACAACAAAACCGTTACGCTAACACCCAAAACCCCCTATACCTCAGGAGAAAGCTACATTCTTTACATCAGCAAATCTGTACGCTCCGCGGTAGGAGTAAGAGCATACCTCAAGGAGAACATACATATGAAAATTACGGCGGTGCCAGGCAGTGCGGCCGAGCTAGGCTGCATCATATAA
- the ltrA gene encoding group II intron reverse transcriptase/maturase: protein METGLVRIAEIARQNPKERFTALIHHINHETLKECHLEISGSKASGVDQVTKQAYEENLEANIADLIGRMKRQAYKPQPVRRVYIPKEGSNKRRPLGIPSYEDKLVQKGLARILNTIYEQDFLDCSFGFRPGRGCHDALKVLNHIIERKKVNYIVDADIRGFFDHVDHEWMMKFLELRIADPNLLRLIKRFLKAGVMEAGIVYDTPKGTPQGGIVSPILANIYLHYVLDLWFEKVVKKRCQGEAYLVRYADDFVCCFQNKSDAEWFYANLRERLNKFNLEVAEEKTRIIAFGRFADKESKKQGRKKPDTFDFLGFTHYCSKSKKGWFRVKRKTSQKKYRSSLLKCKTWLRKHLISPTDYVIEMLQIKLQGYYRYYGITDNSTALRNFCDKVRRMLFKWFNRRSQRKSMNWDKYVRFLNKHPLPKGRIYVDIYDVRPELLSYLK from the coding sequence ATGGAAACAGGACTTGTAAGGATAGCAGAGATAGCTAGACAGAACCCGAAAGAACGATTCACAGCCTTGATACATCATATCAATCATGAAACACTGAAAGAGTGTCATCTAGAGATCAGTGGATCAAAGGCAAGTGGAGTAGATCAGGTGACAAAACAAGCGTACGAGGAAAATCTTGAAGCCAACATAGCAGACCTGATCGGAAGAATGAAGCGGCAGGCGTATAAACCCCAGCCAGTGCGAAGGGTATATATCCCTAAAGAAGGCAGCAACAAAAGGCGGCCCCTGGGAATACCTAGTTATGAGGATAAACTAGTGCAGAAAGGACTTGCAAGGATACTCAATACAATCTATGAGCAAGATTTTCTGGACTGTTCCTTTGGATTCAGACCTGGCAGAGGCTGTCACGATGCATTAAAGGTACTAAATCACATCATTGAGAGAAAGAAAGTAAACTATATAGTCGATGCAGACATCCGCGGCTTCTTCGATCACGTCGATCATGAATGGATGATGAAATTCTTAGAATTGCGCATAGCTGACCCTAATTTACTGCGCCTGATTAAAAGGTTTCTTAAAGCAGGGGTAATGGAAGCAGGAATCGTGTACGACACACCTAAAGGAACACCACAGGGTGGTATAGTATCACCAATACTTGCGAATATATATTTACATTATGTGCTGGATCTATGGTTTGAAAAGGTAGTAAAGAAAAGGTGTCAAGGTGAAGCATACTTGGTAAGATATGCCGATGATTTTGTGTGCTGTTTTCAGAACAAAAGCGATGCGGAATGGTTCTATGCGAACCTGCGGGAAAGACTGAACAAGTTCAATCTGGAAGTAGCAGAGGAGAAAACCCGTATTATAGCTTTTGGGCGCTTTGCAGATAAAGAGAGTAAAAAGCAAGGAAGGAAGAAACCAGATACATTTGATTTCCTGGGGTTTACTCACTACTGCAGTAAAAGCAAGAAAGGCTGGTTTCGGGTAAAACGGAAAACAAGCCAAAAGAAATATCGAAGCAGTCTGCTTAAATGCAAAACATGGCTTAGGAAGCACCTAATTTCACCCACGGATTATGTAATAGAGATGTTACAAATTAAACTGCAGGGATACTACAGATATTACGGAATAACAGATAACTCCACGGCATTAAGAAACTTTTGTGACAAAGTACGAAGAATGTTATTCAAATGGTTCAACCGCCGTAGCCAGCGCAAAAGCATGAACTGGGATAAATATGTACGCTTTCTTAATAAACACCCGTTACCAAAGGGAAGAATTTATGTAGATATATATGACGTAAGGCCCGAGCTGCTGAGTTATCTAAAGTGA
- a CDS encoding S41 family peptidase codes for MLSLLLMVGPLGAANPEDGFKPAAIIELQSHRLAAYSSDSTPEEQVRYWLQHAYMDPVPERVLYAGSIDEMIRSLNDPYTSFMTPEEYDSFVSPGVIGIGIYIESVPQGILVKSLIPGSPAEEGGLQSGDIIIRVKEHQEENWISLAGLSTDQGGSLIRGPAGSQVDLTIIRGEQLLQFTFTRKKVEIPPVVTSLPDPATACIDLNTFLNSENQPSTASLFAEALQDMESQGAQGYILDLRDNGGGYVYNALDISGFFIGDKPAMQVRPLVTSDTALKHELLITKPVVVLINQNTASASEILSGALKDYNCALFLGQTTYGKGCMQSAYPIFNQGKLYGYLKMTTARYFTPLGYVVDQTGINPDITINQSDPLLAARLLLSATVPSSSGSNSSMVKLINGNQEYRIDINRAQQQEYWPVYNEIIDHAGSTRLMLPDSSAWTQASPEQLQAKWPLYYPGYHPFPTVNKHPGESITISFSHDVDPASIYNQAIELREKESGKSIDLNFQLKNEKELQLTPQKPLQPDQEYWLIVHPGANGVRSHDQQIPLSTGYITIIMVPGT; via the coding sequence ATGTTAAGTCTACTGCTGATGGTCGGGCCGTTAGGGGCGGCCAACCCTGAGGACGGCTTCAAACCTGCTGCCATTATTGAGCTGCAATCACACCGTCTGGCTGCTTATAGCAGTGACAGTACCCCGGAGGAACAAGTACGCTACTGGCTGCAGCATGCTTACATGGACCCGGTGCCGGAAAGGGTTCTTTACGCAGGCAGTATTGATGAGATGATACGCTCGTTAAATGACCCTTACACCTCCTTTATGACCCCGGAGGAATACGACTCCTTCGTATCTCCCGGGGTGATCGGTATAGGTATATACATAGAAAGCGTTCCGCAGGGGATACTGGTTAAATCCTTGATTCCCGGTTCGCCCGCCGAAGAAGGCGGCTTGCAATCCGGCGACATTATAATCCGGGTAAAAGAACATCAAGAGGAAAACTGGATCTCGCTGGCCGGCCTTTCGACTGACCAGGGGGGCAGTCTCATCCGTGGCCCTGCCGGCAGCCAGGTGGATTTAACGATTATTCGCGGGGAGCAGCTGCTGCAGTTTACCTTTACTAGAAAAAAGGTAGAAATTCCTCCGGTGGTTACCTCACTGCCCGATCCGGCTACAGCCTGTATTGACCTTAATACCTTCTTAAATAGTGAAAACCAGCCCTCCACTGCCAGCCTGTTCGCTGAAGCCCTGCAAGACATGGAGTCTCAGGGGGCTCAAGGCTATATTCTGGATTTACGCGACAATGGCGGCGGTTATGTGTACAACGCTCTGGATATATCAGGTTTTTTCATAGGAGATAAACCGGCCATGCAGGTCAGACCTCTGGTAACCTCTGACACCGCTTTAAAGCATGAGCTTTTAATTACAAAACCAGTAGTTGTCCTCATCAATCAGAATACGGCCAGCGCATCAGAAATCCTGTCCGGTGCTCTCAAAGATTACAATTGCGCCCTGTTCCTGGGCCAAACCACTTATGGCAAGGGATGCATGCAGAGTGCCTATCCAATATTTAACCAGGGAAAGCTGTACGGCTACCTGAAAATGACCACCGCCCGTTATTTTACCCCACTGGGCTATGTTGTTGACCAGACCGGAATAAACCCGGATATTACTATAAATCAATCCGATCCTCTGCTGGCAGCCCGCCTCCTGTTATCAGCAACAGTCCCAAGCAGTAGCGGTAGTAATTCTAGCATGGTAAAACTAATCAACGGAAATCAGGAATATAGAATAGATATTAACCGGGCGCAACAGCAAGAATACTGGCCAGTTTACAACGAAATAATCGACCATGCCGGTTCAACACGACTTATGCTTCCTGACTCCAGCGCTTGGACCCAGGCCAGCCCCGAACAGTTACAGGCCAAATGGCCCCTGTATTATCCAGGATATCATCCGTTTCCAACCGTCAATAAGCATCCCGGTGAATCCATCACCATATCTTTTTCCCACGATGTTGACCCCGCATCCATATACAATCAGGCCATTGAACTGCGGGAAAAAGAGAGCGGCAAAAGCATAGACCTGAATTTCCAGCTAAAAAATGAAAAAGAGCTGCAGCTTACTCCCCAAAAGCCGCTGCAGCCCGACCAGGAATACTGGCTGATAGTCCATCCGGGAGCTAACGGAGTCCGCTCCCATGACCAGCAAATTCCCCTATCAACCGGATATATAACTATAATTATGGTGCCAGGCACTTAA
- a CDS encoding cadherin-like beta sandwich domain-containing protein, whose translation MTKSYLRAGIIISLLTLFLLGNLLPAQAESSGPVAQSWVWVNPMNVGESIEHPTMVRTLAATSSSTASNLQELKTLLRSGLENRQTSINILYTGNNSDLNKGLDTGAAGLTEIYESLLGEDDYLNFNIKSTKYGYNGYEGQVNVYFTMVYQTTLEQENYVNEQVAAILSTIIIPGMNEHQKEKAIHDYIVKNVAYDESYSPSSHSAYAALYNKKAVCQGYALLAYKMLSEAGVSARCVVGTGHDESHLWNLVCLDGNWYHLDCTWDDPIPDTPGKIRYNYYNLSDQEMAVDHIWTAGDYPACSSSYYHELNNKLGSDTNNQALWQSLLIETELYLLSPEKTAENAAALEEKIHNSLLLYEPALKLRFHSAGADPGSLLNSLLESALTGTDCSGYSCQYSNYNRDGQTGYYLLEFTFTYHNNTGNANLNSLTLSNGTLSPAFDPGITSYTVNVDNTVSSISITPTAAAAQAAIKVNGSPVSSGSLSQAIALNPGNNTIAILITAQNAATRTYTITINRALPLPSVVWTSWKEEKTISQNHPYWTITFSQDVDDSTVNSQNFFVGTNPEGTTPLPGVPVPQLVTAKQIRLSPPSGSEHWSPGTYYLFIRPDVKSTSNKTLGQGIRMKFTVQ comes from the coding sequence ATGACAAAATCATACCTGCGAGCCGGGATAATAATAAGTTTGCTAACCTTGTTCTTATTGGGAAACCTGCTGCCGGCTCAGGCTGAAAGCAGCGGGCCGGTGGCGCAAAGTTGGGTCTGGGTTAACCCTATGAATGTGGGGGAGAGCATTGAACACCCGACCATGGTTCGTACACTTGCTGCCACCAGTAGTTCCACTGCCAGCAATCTCCAGGAACTCAAAACTCTTTTACGAAGCGGTTTAGAAAATCGGCAGACCTCCATCAATATCCTGTATACAGGTAACAATTCCGATTTAAATAAAGGTTTAGATACGGGTGCAGCCGGGCTGACCGAGATTTATGAGTCGCTGCTGGGCGAGGATGATTATTTAAATTTCAACATCAAATCTACCAAATACGGCTACAATGGATATGAAGGCCAGGTAAATGTCTACTTTACCATGGTCTATCAGACTACCCTGGAGCAGGAGAACTATGTCAACGAGCAAGTAGCAGCGATTCTATCCACTATAATTATACCCGGTATGAACGAACACCAAAAAGAAAAAGCCATCCATGATTATATCGTTAAGAATGTGGCATATGATGAAAGCTATAGTCCCTCTTCCCATTCCGCTTATGCGGCGCTTTATAACAAAAAAGCAGTCTGCCAGGGTTATGCTCTGCTGGCCTACAAAATGCTAAGCGAGGCCGGGGTATCTGCTCGCTGTGTCGTTGGGACAGGCCACGATGAAAGCCACCTCTGGAATCTGGTATGCCTTGATGGCAACTGGTACCACCTGGACTGTACCTGGGATGATCCTATCCCGGATACGCCTGGTAAGATAAGATACAACTACTATAATCTCAGCGACCAGGAGATGGCAGTTGATCATATCTGGACTGCCGGTGACTATCCTGCCTGTAGCAGCTCATATTACCATGAATTGAATAATAAGTTGGGAAGCGATACTAACAACCAGGCCCTATGGCAATCATTACTGATCGAAACTGAACTCTATCTCTTATCACCGGAAAAAACGGCTGAAAATGCTGCTGCGCTGGAGGAGAAGATACATAATAGTCTGCTGCTTTATGAACCCGCTTTGAAACTGCGTTTTCACAGTGCCGGTGCCGACCCGGGCAGTTTACTCAATTCTCTCTTAGAATCTGCCCTTACAGGTACTGACTGTTCAGGCTACAGTTGTCAATACTCAAACTATAACCGGGACGGGCAAACCGGCTATTATCTCCTGGAATTTACCTTTACCTATCATAACAATACCGGAAATGCCAATTTAAACAGTCTTACCCTGAGCAACGGTACCCTGAGTCCGGCTTTTGACCCGGGAATTACCAGCTACACTGTAAATGTGGATAATACTGTTAGCAGCATAAGCATTACCCCAACAGCAGCCGCTGCCCAGGCTGCCATAAAGGTTAACGGAAGCCCGGTCAGCAGTGGAAGCCTCTCACAAGCTATCGCTCTAAATCCGGGTAATAACACCATCGCTATTCTGATTACCGCCCAAAATGCTGCTACCAGAACCTACACCATCACCATAAACCGGGCTTTGCCCTTGCCCTCAGTAGTATGGACATCCTGGAAAGAAGAAAAAACCATAAGCCAGAACCACCCTTACTGGACTATCACCTTCTCCCAGGATGTGGACGATAGTACCGTAAACAGCCAGAACTTTTTTGTTGGCACCAACCCCGAGGGGACAACCCCTTTACCCGGGGTACCCGTTCCCCAGTTGGTTACAGCCAAACAGATCAGGCTCTCCCCTCCGTCAGGATCAGAACACTGGAGTCCGGGTACTTACTACCTGTTCATCAGACCTGATGTTAAGTCAACCAGCAACAAAACCCTGGGACAGGGTATACGCATGAAGTTTACCGTCCAATAA
- a CDS encoding Ig-like domain-containing protein — protein sequence MLNCMKKVVLLICCLFLLGSVFCVNQVVYGIGGAPPAGAGLQLELNPSTLTAGYNQTSMLITNNTGAALWQAGDRLGLQVMKLTQSGQPTVAIPNFRPEEVLDKTIQFTLSGGLEAGDYIVGIGTQDGIQLGYAMLSIKGAGSEDFAIKTVSPGQGAAQVSRYTTVEIEFSGPADDNTLNNSSITITNQNTGGTISNFSVNYDAANYKAIIFFATPLDMNSSYAVQAGTGVKSLDGIALKTPFTWSFSISSEDLPPGLFTIEVKNGHGNWIPASNLAESSLGVYYYFPGQSIELRLKAKANATLPPDYSLSADLSSIIPSLSQPLNYDMASGYWQLSYRIPANVSISGPCEIIISTQWQGEPFPAAIMMAIMNINPKDFNMGLAGDTTDWSTIKDFTCIPGLVFERWDNGMRIARLELGDAQHPINLCEIDDKGNPTTAAATQELGKNMELAYGKMSMDMAVEGMAAMNQPATITMHNIQSKGAPGVKYTDSDGLSQVAIRPGDSNPSDLSGKISDYSWDSANGTLTIKVNGWSAYEIIPVLEPPSGSFKSRYDTPKTAPNRNHSWTVKFSAPVDFTSLNALSADAGILVLSEAKQQQMVSFAPAGQDCIKIIAPNGGYSPGTYTIYIRDILRSAAKPAQALKEPVKFTFIVY from the coding sequence ATGCTTAACTGCATGAAAAAAGTGGTTCTATTAATCTGTTGCTTGTTTTTGCTGGGCAGTGTTTTCTGTGTCAATCAAGTTGTTTATGGAATTGGTGGCGCCCCACCTGCTGGAGCAGGACTTCAGTTGGAACTGAACCCTTCTACTCTGACGGCTGGCTACAATCAGACTTCAATGCTTATTACCAACAACACGGGAGCAGCTTTATGGCAGGCGGGGGACCGATTAGGTCTACAGGTGATGAAGTTGACTCAATCAGGTCAGCCCACAGTAGCTATCCCGAATTTTAGACCCGAAGAGGTTCTGGATAAAACGATACAATTTACCCTGTCAGGAGGCTTGGAAGCGGGAGACTATATCGTTGGAATAGGAACTCAGGATGGTATTCAGCTTGGCTATGCGATGCTTAGTATAAAAGGGGCAGGTAGTGAGGATTTTGCTATAAAGACGGTATCTCCCGGTCAGGGTGCTGCCCAGGTCTCGCGTTATACGACTGTTGAGATTGAGTTCTCCGGTCCGGCAGACGATAATACCTTAAACAACAGTAGCATAACGATTACGAATCAGAATACAGGTGGCACAATCAGTAACTTCAGCGTCAACTATGATGCTGCCAACTATAAGGCGATTATTTTCTTTGCAACTCCTCTGGATATGAACAGCAGTTATGCGGTGCAGGCTGGAACGGGAGTGAAATCCTTGGATGGCATAGCACTAAAAACACCGTTTACCTGGAGTTTCTCCATTTCCAGTGAAGACTTGCCTCCGGGGCTGTTTACCATTGAAGTGAAGAATGGTCACGGAAACTGGATTCCCGCTTCGAATTTGGCCGAGAGTAGTTTAGGAGTCTATTATTATTTTCCCGGCCAGTCAATTGAGCTCAGGCTGAAAGCAAAAGCGAATGCCACCCTGCCCCCGGATTATAGTCTTAGCGCTGATTTGAGTTCTATTATCCCGAGTCTGAGCCAGCCGTTAAATTACGATATGGCTTCGGGTTACTGGCAACTCAGCTACCGGATTCCGGCCAATGTTAGTATTTCGGGTCCGTGTGAGATAATTATTTCTACTCAGTGGCAGGGAGAGCCTTTTCCGGCAGCGATTATGATGGCTATTATGAACATCAATCCTAAGGACTTCAATATGGGTCTGGCGGGCGATACTACAGACTGGAGTACGATTAAGGATTTTACCTGTATTCCTGGTCTGGTTTTTGAACGTTGGGATAATGGCATGCGCATTGCCCGCCTGGAATTGGGTGATGCCCAGCACCCAATTAATCTCTGTGAGATTGATGACAAAGGTAATCCTACTACTGCCGCAGCGACGCAGGAATTGGGCAAAAACATGGAACTGGCTTATGGCAAAATGTCAATGGATATGGCCGTAGAAGGAATGGCAGCCATGAACCAGCCGGCTACTATTACTATGCATAATATCCAGAGCAAAGGGGCTCCAGGCGTAAAATATACTGACAGTGACGGTTTATCCCAGGTTGCTATTCGCCCAGGAGATTCGAATCCTAGTGATTTGAGTGGGAAGATCTCTGATTATAGCTGGGATAGTGCCAATGGAACATTAACTATCAAGGTAAACGGCTGGAGTGCTTATGAGATTATTCCGGTACTGGAACCTCCCTCCGGCAGTTTCAAAAGCCGGTATGATACACCCAAAACGGCACCCAATCGCAATCATTCCTGGACCGTTAAATTCAGTGCTCCGGTGGACTTTACATCGCTCAATGCTCTAAGCGCAGATGCCGGCATACTGGTATTAAGTGAGGCCAAGCAGCAGCAGATGGTTTCTTTCGCTCCTGCGGGCCAGGACTGTATTAAAATTATTGCTCCCAACGGTGGTTACAGTCCCGGTACCTACACCATCTATATCCGGGACATCCTGCGCTCCGCCGCAAAACCTGCCCAAGCGCTTAAAGAACCAGTAAAATTTACCTTCATCGTATATTAA
- a CDS encoding Ig domain-containing protein gives MGKVLTRTPGLIMKKNFTHNYSHIFMSLLIVAAVLIIGIVFKISPAQAALSEAASVKYIKKWTIRFNQPVDPNTVNGNNIYVVDANDKRINNIELITEDNIVYVSLKGNHTYAEGNYRLVITDKICSQNQICLQKDIIKPFQVMGRNYFTFDDANLPSALTGASYSINLGVGNINDGTWACVPGSLLPDGLSLNPKTGTINGSPTKEGTYKFTVKKTKDKASEEKELTITILPGNYDSYKLTLPNTTPGEHMPLGQAELSYPAGIKKQIEILWNPPASSELGSQQFSGYLGGSDRQVQETGSISYLKDVDFTYFYWPNYNWRTVAVNVNGVVREVWMDAKYKDGKRTRKMDLMIDSSLKAAGNVFGINTNSLETDNQVTFRLFNAYGKLLETREMTVK, from the coding sequence ATGGGGAAGGTCCTTACCAGGACCCCTGGCTTAATTATGAAAAAGAATTTTACTCACAACTATAGCCATATTTTCATGTCACTACTTATTGTTGCCGCCGTTCTTATAATAGGCATAGTATTTAAAATTTCTCCCGCCCAAGCTGCTCTTTCAGAAGCTGCATCAGTAAAATACATCAAAAAATGGACTATACGCTTCAACCAGCCTGTTGATCCAAATACGGTCAATGGAAATAATATATATGTAGTTGATGCCAATGATAAACGGATCAACAATATTGAGCTAATAACTGAGGATAATATTGTTTATGTTTCCCTAAAGGGTAATCATACTTATGCCGAGGGTAATTATCGCCTTGTTATTACCGACAAGATATGCTCTCAAAATCAGATATGCCTGCAAAAAGATATTATAAAACCATTCCAGGTTATGGGTCGAAACTATTTTACCTTCGACGATGCCAATTTGCCAAGCGCTTTAACTGGGGCATCTTACTCTATAAATCTAGGTGTCGGTAATATCAATGATGGTACCTGGGCATGCGTACCGGGCTCATTATTGCCAGATGGACTCAGCTTGAATCCAAAGACCGGTACAATAAATGGTAGCCCCACAAAGGAAGGGACTTATAAATTCACTGTTAAAAAAACCAAAGACAAGGCTTCAGAAGAAAAGGAATTAACCATAACTATTCTACCGGGTAATTATGATAGTTATAAACTAACCCTGCCCAATACTACCCCAGGCGAACATATGCCTTTAGGGCAAGCCGAGCTTTCTTATCCAGCTGGTATCAAAAAACAAATTGAAATCCTCTGGAATCCACCTGCAAGCAGTGAATTGGGAAGCCAGCAATTCAGCGGATATCTGGGTGGAAGTGATCGTCAGGTACAAGAAACCGGTAGTATAAGCTACCTGAAGGATGTTGACTTTACCTATTTCTACTGGCCCAACTATAATTGGCGTACGGTAGCGGTTAATGTCAATGGTGTGGTTCGAGAAGTGTGGATGGATGCGAAATATAAGGATGGTAAGCGAACCCGGAAGATGGACCTAATGATAGACTCATCCTTAAAGGCTGCCGGAAATGTTTTTGGAATCAATACCAATTCATTAGAAACAGATAACCAGGTTACTTTCCGACTCTTCAATGCTTACGGGAAGTTGCTGGAGACCAGAGAAATGACTGTAAAATAG